A genomic stretch from Candidatus Nitrososphaera gargensis Ga9.2 includes:
- a CDS encoding alcohol dehydrogenase catalytic domain-containing protein, giving the protein MQAAVFYGPNNISVQSAPFLQDRAALKVNACAVCGYDVRVFRKGHRKVSPPVILGHEVCGQITENVNMNSGTIQADTRVALCPIIPCLDCPYCHSSQYNMCTNLKEVGSTVNGGFAEYVGIPEQTIKIGGLVRVPDNLSDEEASLLEPLACCLNGLCQLGPFAEPRPAVIIGDGPVGLLHLQLFKNLVGAGAAVVGKVQSRMQKARSIGADAVFEYSENVASDILDFTGKAGAGTIVIATSSPSVFDLAGKIAGKNSKISLFAGMPNEQKFSIDANWLHYNQVTIVGAFSSLPPTLEEAAKIAEEGIVDLSQIVTHRYSLTEVEKAIQTTETCSGLRGVINKFPSLGKERLC; this is encoded by the coding sequence ATGCAAGCAGCGGTTTTTTACGGCCCAAATAATATCTCGGTGCAAAGCGCACCCTTTTTGCAAGATCGGGCCGCGCTCAAAGTAAACGCTTGTGCTGTATGTGGCTATGATGTACGCGTTTTCAGAAAGGGGCACCGTAAAGTTAGTCCTCCTGTAATACTTGGGCACGAAGTGTGTGGTCAAATAACAGAAAATGTCAATATGAATTCTGGAACAATACAAGCGGACACAAGGGTGGCCCTGTGCCCAATAATTCCGTGCCTTGACTGTCCGTACTGCCATAGTAGTCAGTACAACATGTGCACAAATCTCAAGGAGGTAGGCTCAACCGTAAATGGCGGTTTCGCCGAGTACGTCGGAATACCAGAGCAGACTATCAAAATAGGAGGGCTGGTTCGAGTTCCTGATAACCTGAGTGATGAAGAGGCCTCGCTTCTTGAGCCACTTGCCTGCTGCTTAAATGGTCTATGTCAGCTAGGTCCCTTTGCAGAACCAAGACCTGCAGTTATAATTGGCGATGGCCCAGTGGGGCTGTTGCACCTGCAGCTGTTCAAAAACCTTGTGGGTGCAGGAGCGGCGGTAGTAGGCAAGGTTCAGTCAAGAATGCAAAAAGCAAGGTCCATTGGCGCAGATGCAGTATTTGAATACAGCGAGAATGTTGCATCAGACATACTTGACTTTACTGGCAAGGCTGGTGCAGGCACTATCGTGATTGCAACGAGCAGCCCCTCTGTCTTTGATCTTGCAGGAAAGATTGCAGGCAAAAACTCCAAGATAAGCCTATTTGCTGGCATGCCAAATGAGCAAAAGTTTTCCATTGATGCCAACTGGTTGCATTATAATCAGGTGACTATCGTTGGAGCCTTCAGCTCCCTTCCGCCCACCTTGGAAGAAGCTGCCAAGATTGCAGAAGAGGGAATAGTCGATTTGTCGCAGATAGTTACTCATCGATACTCGTTAACAGAGGTTGAGAAAGCGATTCAGACGACTGAAACATGCAGCGGTCTGAGGGGGGTTATTAACAAATTTCCTTCTCTTGGTAAAGAGAGGTTATGTTAA
- a CDS encoding DinB family protein, translating to MSIKDTLLHIIWAEDSWINYSIRGLEDLRRPFPFKDYQSWEAIIDYNDKVVAQVNEYLSELAEPELGRKVWRVNNDGIR from the coding sequence TTGTCGATCAAGGATACGCTCTTGCATATAATATGGGCAGAGGATTCGTGGATCAACTATTCCATCCGCGGCCTGGAAGACCTGCGCCGGCCTTTTCCTTTCAAGGATTACCAGAGCTGGGAGGCGATAATCGATTACAACGACAAGGTGGTTGCACAAGTGAACGAATATCTATCAGAACTTGCAGAACCTGAACTTGGCCGCAAAGTATGGCGGGTAAACAACGACGGCATCAGGTGA
- a CDS encoding sugar phosphate isomerase/epimerase family protein: MFGSSMMMKYSITLASFRKIEPIEETLARLAKQGFDAVEMYGEPEEVDLKKLKDALSTARLPVCGITGMWGRASTQGWKRKLLSTDHSLVTASEKYVKDCIRMCSQLGGKEMNICLFANEIAEFLTKRMEQLRLNRKSKFFQGHRPCYESYAKKQETAALAWFWNPSIDIARRTAPLRLMHFC; this comes from the coding sequence GTGTTTGGCAGCAGCATGATGATGAAGTATTCAATCACTCTTGCATCATTTAGAAAGATAGAGCCAATTGAGGAAACGCTTGCAAGACTTGCTAAGCAGGGTTTTGATGCAGTAGAAATGTACGGCGAGCCAGAGGAGGTAGACTTGAAGAAATTGAAGGATGCCCTTAGCACAGCCAGACTTCCAGTGTGCGGGATAACAGGCATGTGGGGAAGAGCAAGTACGCAAGGATGGAAACGGAAACTTTTGAGCACTGACCATAGCTTGGTGACAGCATCTGAGAAATATGTAAAGGACTGTATTAGAATGTGCAGCCAGCTGGGCGGCAAGGAGATGAATATCTGCCTATTTGCAAATGAAATTGCAGAGTTTTTGACAAAACGCATGGAACAATTACGATTGAACAGAAAAAGCAAATTCTTTCAAGGGCATCGCCCATGTTACGAAAGTTATGCAAAGAAGCAAGAGACAGCGGCATTAGCCTGGTTCTGGAACCCCTCAATAGATATAGCACGCCGTACTGCGCCACTGCGTCTGATGCACTTTTGTTAG
- a CDS encoding TatD family hydrolase, with product MYSRTTDDYDAMSKAGIEVIVQPSFWLGTPRTGVSTFEDYWEHMITFETKRAKDFGIEHFVCISVNPKEAMERPLALDALKAMTKYLDRERVIAVGELGYNLINDLEEEVFVKQMDIAADKDMLMTVHLPHNNKPEGMRRIERILNSENGKRYKRNKILVDHNVEETIGKTLELGMWAGLSVYPVTKLSPERAMSIIKKYGTERIMIHSAADWGVSDPLSVPLVAREMRKAGFSISEIERVTFYNAYEFFRQSPKFTWKP from the coding sequence ATGTATTCTCGCACTACCGATGATTATGATGCAATGTCAAAAGCAGGAATAGAGGTAATAGTTCAACCATCTTTTTGGCTTGGCACTCCCCGTACAGGGGTTAGCACATTCGAAGACTACTGGGAGCACATGATAACTTTTGAAACAAAGAGAGCGAAGGACTTTGGGATAGAGCACTTTGTGTGCATCTCTGTAAATCCAAAAGAGGCCATGGAAAGGCCCCTTGCGTTGGATGCTCTGAAGGCTATGACAAAATATCTAGACCGAGAAAGAGTTATTGCAGTAGGTGAATTAGGTTATAATCTGATAAATGATCTTGAAGAAGAAGTCTTTGTAAAGCAAATGGACATTGCCGCTGATAAGGACATGCTAATGACTGTTCATCTGCCGCACAACAACAAACCAGAAGGCATGCGCAGGATTGAGCGCATCTTGAATAGTGAAAATGGTAAGCGGTACAAGCGGAACAAGATACTGGTCGACCATAATGTTGAAGAGACGATTGGAAAAACGCTGGAGCTTGGCATGTGGGCAGGTCTATCTGTTTACCCTGTTACAAAGCTGTCACCAGAGCGCGCGATGAGCATCATCAAAAAGTATGGCACTGAGAGGATAATGATACATAGTGCAGCCGATTGGGGCGTATCAGACCCATTGAGCGTCCCTCTGGTTGCAAGGGAAATGAGGAAAGCTGGATTCAGCATCAGCGAGATTGAACGTGTAACCTTTTACAACGCATATGAGTTCTTTAGACAATCACCTAAATTCACATGGAAGCCTTAG
- a CDS encoding cupredoxin domain-containing protein produces the protein MPIKPGKVAFPIIIALGAVTGILSYILFSQAAPGPLFTSGQFFEPTPAGIPTGEIKEGQEGETATAGAGQESGANTTGGDQTAAIPPDAVTISILQGASVQGNPAYDPETAQASIGRTVVWKNDDSVPHTATSGKLFDSSIINPGESYSIAAEEIGAGEHEYICTLHPYMKGTIVIK, from the coding sequence ATGCCAATCAAGCCAGGAAAAGTTGCCTTTCCAATCATCATCGCTCTTGGCGCTGTTACCGGTATCCTTTCATACATACTCTTCAGCCAGGCAGCGCCCGGGCCGCTCTTTACGTCGGGACAATTTTTCGAGCCGACGCCTGCAGGGATTCCTACTGGAGAGATAAAGGAGGGCCAAGAAGGAGAGACTGCCACTGCAGGAGCTGGACAAGAGTCGGGCGCAAACACTACAGGTGGAGATCAGACTGCCGCCATACCTCCTGATGCAGTGACCATCTCCATATTGCAGGGTGCTTCTGTACAAGGCAATCCCGCCTATGACCCTGAAACTGCACAGGCAAGCATCGGCCGGACGGTTGTGTGGAAAAATGACGATTCAGTGCCGCACACGGCTACGAGCGGCAAGCTGTTTGATTCTAGCATCATAAACCCAGGTGAAAGCTATAGCATAGCTGCTGAAGAGATCGGGGCGGGTGAGCACGAGTACATTTGCACATTGCATCCGTACATGAAGGGGACGATCGTGATCAAATAA
- a CDS encoding UbiA family prenyltransferase — translation MQHHRIDTLRQYLLLIRLPNVFTAPSDIMVGYFATIPLVETNGFHLASLMVSSGLLYIAGIVLNDYFDIEVDRRERPFRPLPSGSIPKEHAMAIALAAIAAANIIALAASPTSFAMSLTLTAAIIAYDYRLKRGRAAAFSMGSTRFLNVILGASIVMSASSGIGTAIFAAALLFAYVIAIMILSRKEVGNEKPKVFAAFSIIFGVIASIVAIGLLVQFQWVFLMNLAIFTAVMAVIFKQLLTATSGSSVPQAVKNMVLSIIILDSVFVAGTAGLLYSLSTLLFIIPAVLLAKKLYVT, via the coding sequence TTGCAGCATCATAGAATCGATACGCTGAGACAATACCTGCTTTTAATCAGGCTGCCAAATGTATTTACCGCGCCTTCAGACATAATGGTGGGATACTTTGCTACCATTCCGCTTGTTGAGACAAATGGCTTTCACCTTGCGTCACTCATGGTCTCTTCTGGCCTGCTTTACATCGCCGGCATTGTTCTAAACGATTATTTTGATATCGAAGTAGACAGGCGTGAGCGTCCTTTCCGGCCGCTGCCTTCTGGCAGTATTCCAAAAGAACATGCCATGGCAATTGCGCTGGCGGCTATAGCTGCCGCAAACATAATTGCGCTGGCTGCAAGCCCCACAAGCTTTGCCATGTCCCTTACCCTGACGGCAGCCATAATTGCCTACGACTATCGCCTCAAGCGCGGGCGGGCAGCAGCATTCTCAATGGGTAGCACAAGGTTCCTCAACGTAATTCTAGGTGCAAGCATTGTAATGTCCGCATCATCGGGCATAGGAACTGCGATATTTGCTGCCGCATTACTCTTTGCATATGTCATTGCGATTATGATACTTAGCAGAAAGGAAGTTGGGAATGAAAAGCCTAAGGTTTTTGCAGCATTTTCAATTATCTTTGGAGTTATTGCATCAATAGTTGCCATTGGCTTACTAGTGCAGTTTCAATGGGTATTTCTTATGAACTTGGCAATATTTACTGCTGTTATGGCAGTCATTTTCAAGCAGCTGTTGACGGCAACTTCTGGCTCGTCTGTTCCTCAAGCCGTCAAGAACATGGTCCTTTCGATAATAATACTTGATTCTGTGTTTGTTGCAGGTACGGCCGGCTTGCTGTATAGTCTGTCAACTCTGCTCTTTATCATACCTGCAGTGCTACTGGCAAAAAAGCTGTACGTCACCTGA
- a CDS encoding PQQ-dependent sugar dehydrogenase, with amino-acid sequence MKEVTKRVTVNALFIASMLVFSVLAMASVYGIEGPAQNPSQPGIDEINSGPQPTTDKLNLPEGYSAEAVLWNLTLPTSVTFDGNGSMYVAESGYIYGELRPQPKILKVDQNGNVSVFLDRLLSPPVNDIEFNKHNGLLYISHRGMVSTVDSGGVVKNIIVGLPSMGDHHNNEIEFGLDGRVYVTIGVLTNSGVVGPDNALHGWGPLMTKLHDVPGQDITLTGQSFESDNPLTADPNDKATTGAFVPFGNTTEQGQVVKGNVLCNGCVISANPDGSDLQLEAWGLRNPFGLEFNDEGRLFASDNGADERGSRPIKDDDDKFQEIRIDEDKPRFYGWPDFFGNAEPVTDPKFQSPRANGTQLEFLMEDHPEVEKPLALIDHAAAATAVEFAGDEFGLEGKALVGEFGTMAPTTHSPHGEIAKALEGKAIIGQKVIAIDLETGNYTDFISLNTPDPAFRPVGLAYNEDENALYIVTIAKAEIKMETPLGKPLPEPIPWGYPFTGAVWKVTMDDTTTAGGEEVMTTNNQTITTADVTADTPSSATTSANMTGIWPVPNATNNTNTTTTRDDTDDDDH; translated from the coding sequence TTGAAAGAAGTCACTAAAAGAGTAACTGTAAATGCACTGTTCATCGCCAGCATGCTTGTTTTTTCAGTGCTTGCTATGGCTAGTGTATATGGGATAGAAGGACCCGCCCAGAATCCCTCACAACCTGGAATTGACGAAATAAATTCTGGCCCCCAACCAACCACCGATAAACTGAATTTGCCTGAAGGCTATTCTGCAGAAGCGGTTCTATGGAACCTGACCCTTCCAACGAGTGTTACATTTGATGGCAACGGATCAATGTATGTTGCAGAATCAGGCTATATTTACGGAGAGCTGAGACCACAGCCAAAGATACTGAAGGTCGATCAGAACGGTAATGTCTCTGTCTTTTTAGACAGACTTTTGAGCCCTCCTGTCAATGACATCGAATTTAACAAACACAATGGTTTGCTGTATATTTCGCATAGAGGAATGGTATCTACAGTAGACTCAGGCGGTGTTGTAAAGAACATAATTGTTGGACTGCCTTCAATGGGCGACCATCACAACAACGAAATAGAGTTTGGACTGGATGGCAGAGTATACGTAACTATCGGTGTACTGACAAACAGCGGAGTTGTAGGACCAGATAATGCCTTGCATGGATGGGGACCGCTTATGACGAAGTTGCATGATGTGCCTGGACAAGATATCACATTGACAGGACAGAGCTTTGAATCAGACAATCCGCTGACAGCAGATCCGAATGATAAAGCAACAACAGGAGCTTTTGTACCTTTTGGTAATACAACTGAACAAGGTCAGGTTGTAAAAGGTAATGTATTGTGCAATGGATGTGTAATTAGTGCCAATCCTGACGGCTCTGACCTTCAACTAGAAGCATGGGGACTTCGTAACCCATTTGGTCTGGAGTTCAATGACGAAGGAAGGCTCTTTGCTTCAGACAATGGTGCAGATGAAAGAGGCAGTAGACCAATAAAGGATGATGATGACAAATTCCAAGAAATCAGGATTGACGAAGACAAGCCGCGATTCTATGGATGGCCAGACTTCTTTGGCAATGCAGAGCCGGTGACAGATCCCAAGTTCCAGTCTCCTAGAGCAAATGGCACACAGCTAGAATTTCTAATGGAAGACCATCCAGAAGTGGAGAAGCCGTTAGCATTAATTGACCATGCCGCTGCAGCAACCGCTGTTGAATTTGCTGGCGATGAATTTGGCTTGGAAGGAAAGGCTCTAGTAGGCGAATTTGGAACAATGGCACCAACAACACATTCACCACATGGTGAAATAGCTAAAGCATTAGAAGGGAAAGCGATTATTGGACAAAAAGTCATTGCGATAGATTTGGAGACAGGCAACTATACTGACTTTATCTCGCTCAACACTCCAGATCCTGCCTTTAGACCCGTAGGCTTGGCATACAATGAAGACGAAAATGCGCTCTATATTGTAACCATTGCAAAAGCTGAAATAAAGATGGAGACGCCTCTAGGCAAACCACTGCCAGAGCCGATACCATGGGGCTATCCATTCACAGGTGCTGTATGGAAGGTAACGATGGACGATACAACTACAGCAGGTGGCGAGGAGGTTATGACTACCAACAACCAGACGATAACAACAGCTGACGTCACTGCAGACACACCATCTAGTGCCACAACATCTGCCAATATGACAGGAATCTGGCCGGTACCAAACGCTACAAACAACACAAATACCACAACAACACGCGATGATACCGATGACGACGATCATTAA
- a CDS encoding sugar phosphate isomerase/epimerase family protein: MKLAFSTNAFKKYSLQDSIKEIAKIGYKGVEILCDVPHAYPPDFGDDKAWQLKDVISSHGMQISNLNAFTLYAIVGGGDVYHPSWIEQDEHSRQVRVQHTIDCVQLAKKLGAKNLSTEPGGPIPSNRDSNKLEKVFLETLVPASKAAEEEGIKLLIEPEPGLLIENSSQFKRFIKNVNSDYVKLNFDISHFYCVNEDPAKLVYELVDYIEHFHLADIENRVHNHLIPGRGEIDFHSVFAAMEDIGYEGFVTVELYPYQDSPVQAAQEAYSHLCSIIESIR, translated from the coding sequence ATGAAGCTTGCATTTAGCACAAATGCTTTCAAAAAATATTCACTGCAAGACTCGATAAAAGAGATAGCGAAAATAGGATATAAAGGAGTAGAGATTCTTTGTGATGTACCACATGCATACCCACCTGATTTTGGAGATGATAAGGCGTGGCAGCTGAAAGATGTTATATCATCACATGGAATGCAAATCTCCAACCTTAATGCGTTTACACTTTATGCAATAGTAGGAGGTGGCGATGTCTACCACCCCTCTTGGATAGAACAGGATGAGCATTCAAGGCAGGTACGCGTTCAGCATACGATTGACTGTGTACAGCTCGCAAAAAAGTTAGGGGCCAAAAATCTATCTACAGAGCCGGGCGGACCGATTCCTTCTAACAGAGATTCAAATAAGCTTGAAAAGGTATTCCTAGAGACTTTAGTTCCTGCGTCAAAGGCAGCAGAAGAGGAAGGCATCAAGCTCCTAATCGAGCCGGAGCCAGGTCTGCTCATTGAAAATTCAAGCCAGTTCAAAAGATTCATTAAAAATGTCAATTCTGATTATGTGAAGCTCAACTTTGACATTAGCCATTTTTACTGTGTAAATGAAGACCCTGCCAAGCTGGTATATGAGCTAGTGGATTATATCGAGCATTTTCACCTTGCCGATATTGAAAACAGGGTGCATAACCACCTGATCCCCGGAAGAGGTGAGATTGACTTTCATTCTGTCTTTGCAGCAATGGAGGATATAGGCTACGAGGGCTTTGTCACAGTTGAGCTCTATCCTTATCAAGACAGTCCCGTGCAGGCGGCACAGGAGGCGTACAGCCATCTTTGCAGCATCATAGAATCGATACGCTGA
- a CDS encoding MBL fold metallo-hydrolase yields MASEDLQIRINGVLPDIDAGATAANTSLSMFYQGFHLLVDAGSGVQESIKKNAGMPDAVLITNAKMQHISDLPSLVKEKNAKVYCTAECGQQIAKELPSIGSPSSSFVHVSPGTPFEVGPFSVVPIAADNAGDRPGMPGSVIYVIRAGSRKVVAGWDFLKLPGADERILWNPDLLVLGTETYNEHPSTGMISVSEAYNIVRRWNAKLCYVLHYSGEKDREDAKNQWHRGPARPLSPDELQKAIDDHLLVSGAEGKYVIKVAREGMTWSPAEETVEEEGPTGKRIEVDALDRHTFAIEKMDDGKVALTIEDSINRLTAEFVNPKSGENSLHGNAIKNMMMKGPELELTVSGNTVRIDITKGKKTLFAGDMQVSERDSKRIIRYLHENFH; encoded by the coding sequence ATGGCTTCGGAGGATCTTCAGATAAGAATCAACGGCGTGCTTCCTGACATCGACGCAGGGGCAACAGCAGCAAACACTTCACTTTCAATGTTCTACCAAGGCTTTCACCTGCTGGTTGACGCGGGCAGCGGGGTGCAGGAAAGCATCAAGAAAAATGCCGGTATGCCGGACGCGGTATTGATTACCAACGCAAAGATGCAGCACATAAGCGACCTCCCTTCGCTGGTAAAGGAGAAAAATGCCAAAGTGTACTGCACGGCCGAGTGCGGCCAACAGATCGCAAAAGAGCTGCCGTCGATTGGATCGCCGTCTTCATCATTCGTTCACGTTAGCCCCGGGACACCGTTTGAAGTAGGCCCGTTTTCAGTAGTTCCGATAGCAGCCGACAATGCCGGCGACCGGCCCGGCATGCCCGGCTCTGTAATCTATGTCATCAGGGCAGGATCAAGGAAGGTGGTCGCAGGGTGGGATTTCCTAAAGCTGCCCGGAGCTGACGAAAGAATACTATGGAATCCTGATCTTCTTGTGCTTGGGACAGAGACGTATAACGAACATCCGTCCACGGGCATGATCTCTGTCTCTGAAGCCTATAATATTGTACGGAGATGGAACGCCAAGCTATGCTACGTCCTGCATTACAGTGGCGAAAAGGACAGGGAAGACGCCAAGAACCAGTGGCACAGGGGGCCCGCCAGACCGCTGTCGCCGGACGAGCTCCAAAAGGCCATAGACGATCACCTGCTGGTGTCGGGCGCAGAAGGCAAGTACGTGATCAAGGTTGCCCGTGAAGGGATGACATGGAGCCCGGCAGAAGAAACAGTCGAGGAAGAAGGGCCTACCGGCAAAAGGATAGAAGTCGATGCGCTTGACCGGCACACGTTTGCCATCGAAAAAATGGACGATGGCAAGGTAGCGCTCACCATCGAGGACAGCATCAACCGCCTGACTGCCGAGTTCGTCAACCCCAAATCCGGGGAAAATTCCCTTCATGGGAATGCGATAAAAAACATGATGATGAAGGGGCCAGAGCTTGAGCTGACTGTCTCTGGAAACACTGTCAGGATCGATATAACAAAGGGCAAGAAGACGCTATTCGCAGGAGACATGCAGGTGAGCGAAAGAGATTCCAAGAGGATAATCCGGTACCTTCATGAGAACTTTCACTAG
- a CDS encoding sugar phosphate isomerase/epimerase family protein yields MLRKLCKEARDSGISLVLEPLNRYSTPYCATASDALLLARHVDNLGILLDTFHMNIEEDSFEEAIFASRDFLVHTHFADNNRKMPGFAHINFKTIVTSLQKISYDGYVSFEPNIADRNYEYVTKKGLEFIREIEAFGRVAAA; encoded by the coding sequence ATGTTACGAAAGTTATGCAAAGAAGCAAGAGACAGCGGCATTAGCCTGGTTCTGGAACCCCTCAATAGATATAGCACGCCGTACTGCGCCACTGCGTCTGATGCACTTTTGTTAGCCCGGCATGTGGATAATCTTGGCATTCTTTTGGATACATTTCACATGAATATTGAAGAGGATTCATTTGAAGAAGCGATATTTGCCAGCAGGGATTTTCTTGTACATACTCACTTTGCCGATAACAATAGAAAGATGCCAGGGTTTGCGCACATCAACTTTAAAACAATCGTAACAAGTCTGCAGAAAATCAGCTACGATGGTTATGTGAGCTTTGAACCAAATATAGCGGACAGAAATTACGAGTATGTGACAAAAAAAGGACTAGAGTTCATACGAGAGATTGAAGCATTTGGCAGAGTTGCAGCAGCTTGA
- a CDS encoding creatininase family protein, with amino-acid sequence MVPIEIASRAIKERNPHVIISCVESWWTLVGQIDKGLFDVCGGMGHGSEGETSVMLAVRPDLVDMTLAPQEVVPKLPDNIKIYWKFNELTTTAATGAPRKATAKKGQKIMQILENVLLGFITDMDKNQWKYGNARV; translated from the coding sequence ATTGTTCCTATCGAAATAGCTTCAAGAGCAATAAAAGAAAGGAACCCACATGTTATCATTTCCTGCGTTGAATCTTGGTGGACTTTAGTTGGACAAATTGACAAAGGACTTTTTGATGTTTGCGGTGGTATGGGCCATGGAAGCGAAGGCGAGACCTCTGTAATGCTTGCTGTAAGGCCTGACCTAGTTGATATGACCTTGGCGCCACAAGAGGTTGTACCAAAGTTACCAGATAACATTAAGATATACTGGAAGTTCAATGAATTAACTACGACAGCGGCCACTGGAGCTCCTAGGAAAGCTACTGCGAAGAAAGGTCAGAAAATAATGCAAATTCTTGAAAATGTACTGCTAGGCTTTATTACCGATATGGACAAGAACCAATGGAAATATGGCAATGCAAGAGTCTAA
- a CDS encoding alkaline phosphatase family protein, which produces MVAPEYSIVLDIVGLEVEHLNSGLVPNIAKIANDGEYAKLEPVFPAVTCTVQASLLSGKYPNEHGIVANGLYDRNAYFVSFWEQPSSLVRAERIWDRRNSCTSAVLFWQNTMYANSDIVVTPRPIHLDDGVVMWCYSKPVGYYEELRDKLGEFDLASYWGPLASPRSSEWIANAAEYTLEKHRPNQLFAYIPHVDYSVQRFGKSDARARDDLKKADDIVGRLVQKTSELGIKDKTQFIIISEYSFNDVQGAIPLNLVLRDAGLLAVREIQDKEYLDFEFSKAFAMVDHQAAHIFVKDGFERAARKILEATAGIDKVLDSEGKKRLKIDHERSGELVAIAERDKWFSYYWWHDEKKAPAFARKVDIHRKPGYDPVELFVDPKTKSIPLDASLVRGSHGRPADLETGEGLAFYASSSKHDITKSGIAKCTDIIKCLAAA; this is translated from the coding sequence ATGGTCGCTCCAGAATATTCTATCGTGCTCGACATTGTCGGATTGGAGGTGGAGCATCTTAATTCTGGACTAGTCCCAAATATTGCAAAGATTGCTAACGACGGCGAGTATGCAAAATTAGAGCCGGTCTTTCCAGCAGTTACATGTACAGTTCAAGCTAGCCTATTGTCTGGCAAATACCCAAATGAGCATGGCATTGTGGCAAATGGACTCTACGACAGAAACGCCTATTTTGTGTCTTTTTGGGAGCAGCCCAGCTCACTTGTCAGAGCAGAACGAATCTGGGATAGGCGTAATAGCTGTACTTCAGCTGTGCTGTTTTGGCAAAATACGATGTACGCCAATTCGGATATTGTAGTCACTCCGCGACCAATTCACCTGGATGATGGAGTAGTAATGTGGTGTTACTCAAAGCCGGTAGGATACTATGAAGAGCTGAGGGACAAGCTCGGAGAGTTTGATCTGGCAAGTTACTGGGGGCCGCTTGCATCGCCTAGGTCAAGCGAGTGGATAGCTAATGCAGCAGAATACACGCTGGAGAAACACCGGCCAAACCAGCTTTTTGCATATATTCCTCATGTTGACTATTCAGTACAGCGCTTTGGAAAATCGGATGCTCGCGCACGTGACGATTTGAAAAAAGCAGATGATATAGTGGGCAGGCTGGTTCAAAAAACATCAGAGCTTGGAATTAAAGATAAGACACAATTTATCATAATATCAGAATATTCATTTAATGATGTACAAGGTGCCATTCCGCTCAACCTTGTCTTGCGTGATGCTGGCTTGCTTGCAGTCCGAGAGATTCAGGACAAAGAATACCTTGACTTTGAGTTTAGCAAGGCATTTGCGATGGTAGACCATCAAGCGGCACACATTTTTGTAAAGGATGGATTTGAGAGAGCAGCAAGGAAGATACTTGAAGCAACGGCTGGAATTGACAAAGTGTTAGATAGTGAAGGAAAAAAGAGACTAAAAATAGATCATGAGCGAAGTGGTGAGCTTGTTGCCATCGCAGAGCGCGACAAGTGGTTTAGCTATTACTGGTGGCATGATGAAAAAAAGGCGCCCGCCTTTGCTCGCAAGGTGGACATACACAGAAAACCCGGTTACGATCCAGTGGAACTTTTTGTTGACCCAAAGACAAAATCAATACCGCTTGATGCAAGCTTGGTCAGGGGTTCGCATGGGAGACCTGCTGATCTTGAGACAGGCGAGGGGCTTGCGTTTTATGCTTCAAGCAGCAAACACGACATCACAAAATCTGGCATTGCAAAATGTACAGATATCATAAAGTGTTTGGCAGCAGCATGA